The Micromonospora sp. Llam0 genome includes a window with the following:
- a CDS encoding methylmalonyl-CoA mutase — MDAEQIAAGRARWQARYDAAKKRDADFTTLSGTAVDPVYGPPDGADHPGFERIGWPGEYPYTRGLYPTGYRGRTWTIRQFAGFGNARQTNERYKMILGAGGGGLSVAFDMPTLMGRDSDDPQSLGEVGHCGVAIDSAADMDVLFDGIDLAAVTTSMTISGPAVPVFCMYLVAAERQGADLATLDGTLQTDIFKEYIAQKEWLFGPEPHLRLIGDLMEFCAQRIPRYKPLSVSGYHIREAGSTAAQELAYTLADGFGYVELGLSRGLDVNRFAPGLSFFFDAHVDFFEEIAKFRAARRIWARWLRDEYGATDERALWLRFHTQTAGVSLTAQQPVNNVVRTAVEALAAVLGGTNSLHTNALDETLALPTDASAEIALRTQQVLMDETGVANVADPLGGSWYVEALTDRIEAEAEEIFARIRQLGGDGPHPIGPITSGILRGIEDGWFTGQIAEAAFAYQQAVEDGRKKIVGVNCHTGTVAKELEILRISHEVEVEQRRLLAARKADRDDPLVRRRLDDLVTAARGGDNMVPAMLDAVRAEATLGEICDALRAEWGVYREPARF; from the coding sequence ATGGACGCCGAACAGATCGCCGCCGGTCGCGCCCGCTGGCAGGCCCGCTACGACGCCGCGAAGAAGCGGGACGCGGACTTCACCACGCTGTCCGGCACGGCGGTGGACCCGGTCTACGGTCCGCCGGACGGCGCCGACCACCCAGGCTTCGAGCGGATCGGCTGGCCGGGCGAGTACCCGTACACCCGGGGGTTGTATCCGACCGGCTACCGGGGGCGGACCTGGACCATCCGGCAGTTCGCCGGCTTCGGCAACGCCCGACAGACCAACGAGCGGTACAAGATGATCCTCGGCGCCGGCGGCGGCGGACTGTCGGTGGCGTTCGACATGCCGACGCTGATGGGCCGCGACTCCGACGACCCGCAGTCGCTCGGCGAGGTCGGCCACTGCGGGGTGGCGATCGACTCCGCCGCCGACATGGACGTGCTCTTCGACGGCATCGACCTGGCGGCGGTCACCACCTCGATGACCATCTCCGGGCCGGCGGTGCCGGTGTTCTGCATGTACCTGGTCGCCGCCGAACGCCAGGGCGCCGACCTGGCCACTCTGGACGGCACCCTGCAGACCGACATCTTCAAGGAGTACATCGCCCAGAAGGAATGGCTTTTCGGCCCCGAGCCGCACCTGCGGCTGATCGGCGACCTGATGGAGTTCTGCGCGCAGCGGATCCCGCGCTACAAGCCGCTGTCGGTCTCCGGCTACCACATCCGGGAGGCCGGCTCCACCGCCGCGCAGGAGTTGGCGTACACCCTCGCCGACGGCTTCGGCTACGTCGAGCTGGGGCTCTCCCGCGGGCTGGACGTCAACCGGTTCGCCCCCGGGCTGAGTTTCTTCTTCGACGCGCACGTCGACTTCTTCGAGGAGATCGCGAAGTTCCGCGCCGCCCGGCGGATCTGGGCCCGCTGGCTGCGCGACGAGTACGGCGCCACCGACGAGCGGGCCCTCTGGCTGCGGTTCCACACCCAGACCGCCGGGGTGTCACTGACCGCGCAGCAACCGGTCAACAACGTGGTACGTACGGCGGTCGAAGCGCTCGCCGCGGTGCTCGGCGGCACCAACTCGCTGCACACCAACGCCCTGGACGAGACCCTGGCGCTGCCCACCGACGCCTCCGCCGAGATCGCGCTGCGTACCCAGCAGGTGCTGATGGACGAGACCGGGGTGGCCAACGTCGCCGACCCGCTCGGCGGCTCCTGGTACGTCGAGGCGCTCACCGACCGGATCGAGGCCGAGGCGGAGGAGATCTTCGCCCGCATCCGCCAACTCGGCGGCGACGGCCCGCACCCGATCGGGCCGATCACCTCCGGCATCCTGCGCGGCATCGAGGACGGCTGGTTCACCGGACAGATCGCCGAGGCGGCGTTCGCCTACCAGCAGGCGGTGGAGGACGGCCGCAAGAAGATCGTCGGCGTCAACTGCCACACCGGTACGGTCGCCAAGGAGCTGGAGATCCTGCGGATCTCCCACGAGGTGGAGGTCGAGCAGCGCCGGCTGCTCGCCGCCCGCAAGGCCGACCGGGACGACCCGCTGGTCCGTCGCCGCCTCGACGACCTGGTCACCGCGGCCCGGGGCGGCGACAACATGGTGCCGGCGATGCTCGACGCGGTCCGTGCCGAGGCGACCCTCGGCGAGATCTGTGACGCGCTACGCGCCGAGTGGGGCGTCTACCGGGAGCCGGCCCGGTTCTGA
- a CDS encoding proline--tRNA ligase yields MRWSRLHVPTLRADPAEADAPSHRLLLRAGYLRQLMAGHYSLLPLAVRVRAKVVEVIRDEMTRIGAQEFSLPAMHPAEIWRRTGRWESMGEEMFRLRDRRGADLALGMTHEEVFTTLARELNSYRELPQLWYQFQTKFRDEPRAKAGLMRTREFTMKDSYSFDLDRAGLDRSFDLHHDAYRRIFDRLGIPAVAVQASSGAMGGSASVEFMCPAPTGEDQVVDCPACGYAANLEKATSRLDPSSDAAGSAAPQPFDTPGVRTIDDLAVRFAAPADRQIKTLVYVLGGQLTLVLLRGDHPLNEQKLADATGVAQLRAAHADEIRAALGAAPGSLGAVGVTGVPVIADEALRGRRDMFTGANVDGVHLRGVDVDRDITVGSWADLREVAAGQPCVACGGPLRVRRAIEVGHIFKLGQRYSEALDASVLDPAGNRIPVVMGSYGIGVERAVAAIVESHYDAKGIVWPAAVAPFEVAVVVAQVDDGPVAAAGERIYQRLRDERVDVVIDDRAERAGVKFRDVELVGIPLRVTVGKRSLAEGVVEVTDRATGATVRVPLDEAADHVRMRLRPAG; encoded by the coding sequence ATGCGCTGGTCCCGACTGCACGTACCCACGTTGCGTGCGGACCCGGCGGAGGCCGACGCGCCGAGCCACCGGCTGCTGCTGCGGGCCGGTTACCTGCGGCAGCTGATGGCCGGGCACTACTCGCTGCTGCCGCTGGCGGTGCGGGTACGGGCGAAGGTGGTCGAGGTGATCCGCGACGAGATGACGCGGATCGGAGCCCAGGAGTTCAGCCTGCCCGCCATGCATCCGGCGGAGATCTGGCGCCGGACCGGTCGGTGGGAATCGATGGGCGAGGAGATGTTCCGGCTGCGTGACCGCAGAGGCGCCGATCTGGCGTTGGGCATGACCCACGAGGAGGTGTTCACGACCCTCGCCCGGGAGCTGAACTCCTACCGGGAGCTGCCGCAGCTGTGGTACCAGTTCCAGACCAAGTTCCGGGACGAGCCGCGGGCCAAGGCAGGGCTGATGCGTACCCGCGAGTTCACCATGAAGGACTCGTACAGCTTCGACCTGGACCGGGCCGGGCTGGACCGGTCCTTCGACCTGCACCACGACGCGTACCGGCGGATCTTCGACCGACTGGGCATCCCGGCGGTGGCGGTGCAGGCGTCCAGCGGCGCGATGGGCGGGTCGGCGTCGGTCGAGTTCATGTGCCCGGCGCCGACCGGCGAGGACCAGGTGGTCGACTGCCCGGCCTGCGGCTACGCGGCGAACCTGGAGAAGGCGACGTCGCGGCTCGATCCATCGTCGGATGCCGCCGGGTCCGCCGCCCCGCAGCCCTTCGACACCCCGGGCGTACGGACCATCGACGACCTCGCGGTGCGCTTCGCCGCGCCGGCCGACCGGCAGATCAAGACCCTGGTGTACGTGCTCGGCGGCCAGCTCACCCTGGTGCTGCTGCGCGGCGATCACCCGCTCAACGAACAGAAACTGGCCGACGCCACCGGTGTGGCGCAGCTGCGGGCGGCACACGCCGACGAGATCCGGGCGGCGTTGGGTGCGGCCCCGGGCAGCCTGGGCGCGGTCGGGGTGACCGGGGTGCCGGTGATCGCCGACGAGGCGCTGCGCGGCCGACGGGACATGTTCACCGGTGCCAACGTCGACGGCGTCCACCTGCGTGGCGTCGACGTCGACCGGGACATCACCGTCGGCAGCTGGGCCGACCTGCGCGAGGTGGCCGCCGGCCAGCCGTGCGTGGCGTGCGGGGGGCCGCTGCGGGTACGTCGGGCGATCGAGGTCGGGCACATCTTCAAGCTCGGCCAGCGCTACAGCGAGGCGCTGGACGCGTCGGTGCTCGACCCGGCCGGCAACCGGATTCCGGTGGTGATGGGCAGTTACGGGATCGGGGTGGAGCGGGCGGTGGCGGCGATCGTGGAGAGCCACTACGACGCCAAGGGCATCGTCTGGCCGGCGGCGGTCGCCCCGTTCGAGGTGGCGGTGGTCGTCGCGCAGGTCGACGACGGTCCGGTGGCCGCTGCCGGTGAGCGGATCTACCAGCGGCTGCGCGACGAGCGGGTGGACGTGGTGATCGACGACCGCGCCGAGCGGGCCGGGGTCAAGTTCCGCGACGTCGAGCTGGTCGGCATCCCGCTGCGGGTGACCGTCGGCAAGCGGTCGCTGGCCGAGGGTGTGGTCGAGGTGACCGATCGGGCGACCGGGGCGACGGTGCGGGTGCCGCTGGACGAGGCGGCCGACCATGTTCGGATGCGACTGCGGCCGGCCGGCTGA
- a CDS encoding LLM class F420-dependent oxidoreductase, whose amino-acid sequence MDLRIFTEPQQGASYQQLLAVARCAEDAGYDAFFRSDHYLAMGGSDGLPGPTDAWTTLAGLARDTSRIRLGTLMTAATFRYPGPLAITVAQVDEMSGGRVEFGIGAGWFSAEHTAYAVPFPSLAERFDRLDEQLAVITGLWETPVGDTFDFQGRYYQVTDSPALPKPVQRPRPPVLLGGKGRRRTPQLTARYADEFNVPFESLAESARLFQQVRTACAETGRDPDGLRLSNALVLCCGRDDAEVARRAATIGREPDELRANGLAGTPAEVVDKIGRYAEIGAQRIYLQVLDLADLDHIELVAAEVAPQL is encoded by the coding sequence GTGGACTTGCGGATCTTCACCGAACCCCAGCAGGGTGCCAGCTACCAGCAGCTTCTCGCGGTGGCCCGATGCGCCGAAGACGCCGGATACGATGCGTTCTTCCGGTCCGACCACTATCTGGCGATGGGCGGCAGCGACGGGCTGCCCGGCCCCACCGACGCCTGGACGACCCTCGCCGGGCTGGCCCGGGACACCAGTCGGATCCGGCTCGGCACCCTGATGACCGCCGCGACCTTCCGCTATCCCGGCCCGCTGGCGATCACCGTCGCCCAGGTCGACGAGATGAGCGGCGGCCGGGTCGAGTTCGGCATCGGGGCAGGCTGGTTCTCCGCCGAACACACCGCGTACGCGGTCCCGTTCCCGTCGCTGGCCGAACGGTTCGACCGGCTCGACGAGCAGCTGGCGGTCATCACCGGCCTGTGGGAGACCCCGGTCGGTGACACCTTCGACTTCCAGGGCAGGTACTACCAGGTCACCGACTCGCCGGCGCTGCCCAAGCCGGTGCAGCGGCCCCGGCCGCCGGTGCTGCTCGGCGGGAAGGGCCGCCGTCGGACCCCGCAGCTGACCGCCCGCTACGCCGACGAGTTCAACGTGCCGTTCGAGAGCCTCGCCGAGTCGGCGCGGCTGTTCCAGCAGGTCCGGACGGCCTGCGCCGAGACCGGCCGCGATCCGGACGGCCTGCGGCTGTCCAACGCGCTGGTGCTGTGCTGCGGTCGCGACGACGCCGAGGTGGCGCGGCGGGCGGCGACCATCGGCCGGGAGCCGGACGAGCTGCGCGCGAACGGCCTGGCCGGCACGCCGGCCGAGGTGGTGGACAAGATCGGTCGGTACGCCGAGATCGGCGCCCAACGGATCTACCTGCAGGTGCTGGACCTGGCCGACCTCGACCACATCGAACTCGTCGCAGCGGAGGTGGCGCCACAGTTGTGA
- a CDS encoding IS1634 family transposase, giving the protein MEKQLGSLPVIADFSRRLDIAGVVDRACPIREVASISHGQVIEALIANRLTSPKAMVAVADWAHAWAVEEVYDIDPDLLNDDRLGRALDALADQADQVVGSIGATAITAFGIDVTRCHWDMTSISLYGAYDHVDDEYPTPAYGHPKDRRTDLKQIQAGLAVTADGAVPVLSRTYDGNAAEIAQVTDTMRALQALATPRNFLLVGDSKLISYPNVTAMTTEQVTFIAPLAASRVPDGLFAGLDPSRATIVDYVAERDEGRPHTERCTYRVDEDTMDLTGPRKKDPVHTLRRILVHSTANATAQAKARALRLAQARTELDTLTRTAGTRHHRTIEAVTTKATAIARRRRISAHLHTTITTDDTGKPTFAWTFDQAALDAEAAADGWYALLTNLPADIDATDVFLRYKDQPTVERRYSEFKGPLAVAPIFLRNNRRITALITVICLALLIFCLIEREVRRNLAPDTEIRGFYINDRRPRKPTGRLILQALGELRLIPAPPNEAATIPTPGPLQTRLLRLLHVDPTQPRWP; this is encoded by the coding sequence GTGGAGAAGCAGCTGGGGTCGCTGCCGGTCATCGCGGACTTCTCCCGCCGGTTGGACATCGCGGGTGTGGTGGACCGGGCCTGCCCGATACGGGAGGTCGCCTCCATCAGCCACGGGCAGGTCATCGAGGCGCTGATCGCGAACCGGCTGACCAGTCCGAAGGCGATGGTCGCCGTGGCCGACTGGGCCCACGCGTGGGCGGTGGAAGAGGTCTACGACATCGATCCCGACCTGCTCAACGACGACCGGCTGGGCCGGGCCCTGGACGCCCTCGCCGATCAGGCCGACCAGGTCGTCGGATCAATCGGCGCGACCGCGATCACGGCATTCGGCATCGACGTCACCCGCTGCCACTGGGACATGACCTCGATCTCGCTGTACGGCGCATACGACCACGTCGACGACGAGTACCCCACCCCTGCCTACGGCCACCCGAAAGACCGGCGCACCGACCTCAAACAGATCCAGGCCGGCCTCGCCGTCACCGCGGACGGCGCCGTCCCCGTCCTCAGCCGGACCTATGACGGCAACGCCGCCGAGATCGCCCAGGTCACCGACACCATGCGCGCTCTGCAAGCCCTGGCCACACCCCGCAACTTCCTGCTGGTCGGCGACTCGAAACTCATCTCCTACCCCAACGTCACCGCGATGACCACCGAGCAGGTCACCTTCATCGCGCCCCTGGCCGCGTCCCGGGTCCCCGACGGGCTGTTCGCCGGCCTCGACCCGTCCCGGGCCACGATCGTGGACTACGTCGCCGAACGCGACGAGGGCAGACCACACACCGAACGGTGCACCTACCGGGTCGACGAAGACACCATGGACCTGACCGGCCCCCGCAAGAAGGACCCGGTACACACCCTACGGCGGATCCTGGTGCACTCCACCGCCAACGCCACCGCCCAGGCCAAGGCCCGCGCGCTCAGACTCGCCCAGGCCCGCACCGAACTGGACACCCTCACCCGTACCGCCGGCACCCGCCACCACCGCACCATCGAGGCCGTCACCACCAAAGCCACCGCGATCGCCCGCCGCCGCCGCATCAGCGCACACCTGCACACCACGATCACCACCGACGACACCGGCAAACCGACGTTCGCCTGGACCTTCGACCAGGCAGCCCTCGACGCCGAAGCCGCCGCCGACGGCTGGTACGCCCTGCTGACCAACCTGCCCGCCGACATCGACGCCACCGACGTGTTCCTGCGCTACAAGGACCAACCCACCGTCGAACGCCGCTACAGCGAGTTCAAAGGCCCCCTCGCCGTCGCACCGATCTTCCTACGCAACAACCGCCGGATCACCGCCCTGATCACCGTGATCTGCCTGGCCCTGCTCATCTTCTGCCTCATCGAACGCGAAGTCCGCCGCAACCTCGCCCCCGACACCGAGATACGTGGCTTCTACATCAACGACCGCCGCCCACGAAAGCCCACCGGACGGCTCATCCTGCAAGCACTCGGCGAACTCCGACTCATCCCCGCGCCCCCGAACGAAGCAGCCACCATCCCCACACCCGGGCCTCTACAAACCCGACTCCTGCGACTACTCCACGTCGACCCCACCCAACCCCGCTGGCCATGA
- a CDS encoding ABC transporter ATP-binding protein, which translates to MIELAAATVGYSAEPVLRDVTLTVRPGHLLAVTGPSGAGKTTLLSAMAGLLRPIGGTISLGGEPLRDRDHAVGRKVVLVPQDNGLAAVLTAGENLQVALIAVGMSPVAARRAGAAALDRLGLAGQADQLVEELSGGQQQRTALARALALRGDVLLADEVTSELDAANRQLVLDLLRVEADRGAAVVFATHDPEAAAACDAELHLLDGRAELTRPWPDPRVI; encoded by the coding sequence ATCATCGAGCTCGCGGCTGCGACCGTCGGCTACAGTGCTGAGCCGGTGCTGCGTGACGTGACGCTGACCGTGCGACCCGGTCACCTGCTGGCGGTCACGGGGCCGTCCGGTGCGGGCAAGACGACCCTGCTGTCGGCGATGGCTGGCCTGCTGCGGCCGATCGGCGGAACCATCTCGCTCGGCGGTGAACCGCTGCGCGACCGCGACCACGCAGTGGGCCGCAAGGTCGTGCTGGTCCCACAGGACAACGGCCTCGCCGCCGTACTGACGGCAGGGGAGAACCTGCAGGTGGCGCTGATCGCTGTCGGGATGAGCCCGGTGGCGGCGCGGCGGGCCGGCGCGGCCGCACTCGACCGGCTCGGCCTCGCCGGTCAGGCCGACCAGCTCGTCGAGGAGCTCTCCGGCGGCCAGCAGCAGCGGACGGCGCTGGCCCGGGCGCTGGCGCTGCGCGGTGACGTGCTGCTCGCCGACGAGGTGACCAGCGAACTGGACGCGGCCAACCGTCAGCTGGTCCTCGACCTGCTGCGGGTCGAGGCCGACCGGGGTGCAGCCGTCGTCTTCGCCACCCACGACCCGGAGGCGGCTGCCGCCTGCGACGCCGAACTGCACCTGCTCGACGGCCGGGCAGAACTGACCCGGCCGTGGCCCGATCCACGAGTGATCTAG
- the meaB gene encoding methylmalonyl Co-A mutase-associated GTPase MeaB encodes MTAAADRRLSRGGSRDVPDLVRRARAGDARSVARLITLVESGGPQLPQIAAELAGHTGHALVVGLTGAPGVGKSTTTSELVRVLRGRDLRVGVLAVDPSSPFTGGAILGDRVRMQDHATDPGVYIRSMSSRGHLGGLSSATPAAVRVLDGVGCDVVLIETVGVGQAEVEVAGLADTTVVLLAPGMGDAVQAVKAGILEIADIFVVNKADRDGADGSVRDLKGMLALTATAPGGWRPPVLRTVAAHGDGLDDLVSAIERHRDWLAGRGELTARRVRRAAAEVEAIAIGTLRGRISSLRGGTLPAELAAEVLAGRLDPYAAADRLLTELTGPTPTPR; translated from the coding sequence GTGACTGCGGCTGCCGACCGCCGGCTGAGCAGGGGCGGCTCCCGCGACGTACCGGATCTCGTCCGGCGGGCCCGCGCCGGCGACGCCCGGTCCGTCGCGCGGCTGATCACGCTGGTCGAGTCCGGCGGGCCGCAGTTGCCGCAGATCGCCGCCGAGCTCGCCGGGCACACCGGGCACGCCCTGGTCGTCGGGCTGACCGGCGCCCCCGGCGTCGGCAAGTCGACCACCACCAGCGAGCTGGTCCGGGTACTGCGCGGTCGGGACCTGCGGGTCGGCGTCCTCGCCGTCGATCCGTCCAGCCCGTTCACCGGCGGGGCGATCCTCGGCGACCGGGTACGGATGCAGGATCACGCCACCGACCCGGGCGTCTATATCCGTTCGATGTCCAGCCGGGGCCACCTCGGCGGGCTGTCGTCGGCGACCCCGGCGGCGGTGCGGGTCCTCGACGGCGTCGGCTGCGACGTGGTGCTGATCGAGACGGTCGGCGTCGGGCAGGCCGAGGTCGAGGTGGCCGGACTGGCCGACACCACGGTGGTGCTGCTCGCCCCCGGCATGGGCGACGCCGTGCAGGCGGTGAAGGCCGGCATCCTGGAGATCGCCGACATCTTCGTGGTCAACAAGGCCGACCGGGACGGCGCCGACGGCAGCGTACGGGACCTGAAGGGCATGCTCGCGCTGACCGCCACCGCCCCGGGCGGCTGGCGTCCGCCGGTGCTGCGGACCGTGGCCGCCCACGGCGACGGTCTCGACGATCTGGTGAGCGCGATCGAACGGCACCGCGACTGGCTGGCCGGCCGGGGCGAGCTCACCGCCCGGCGGGTCCGGCGGGCCGCCGCCGAGGTCGAGGCGATCGCGATCGGCACACTGCGTGGGCGGATCAGCTCACTGCGCGGCGGTACGCTGCCCGCCGAACTCGCCGCCGAGGTGCTCGCCGGCCGGCTCGACCCGTACGCCGCCGCCGACCGGCTGCTCACCGAGCTGACCGGGCCCACTCCGACGCCCCGCTGA
- a CDS encoding acetyl-CoA C-acetyltransferase, with the protein MTSVIVSGARTPMGRLLGNLKDFPATALGSTAISAALGRGGVDPGQVQYVIMGQVLQAGTGQMPARQAAVGAGIPMSVPALTINKVCLSGLDAIALADQLIRAGEFDVVVAGGMESMTNAPHLLRGQRAGYKYGDVVVADHMALDGLTDVFDCCAMGESTERHGTRLGISRAEQDAFAATSHQRAAVAQKNGVFAEEITPVEVPQRKGDPVRLLNDEGIRPDTTVETLARLRPAFTPDGTITAGSSSPISDGACAVVVMSRSRAEALGLDWIAEIGAHGNVAGPDNSLHSQPSNAIRHALGKAGMAVADLDLIEINEAFAAVGVQSTRDLEVDPGIVNVNGGAIALGHPIGMSGARLALTLSLELRRRGGGTGAAALCGGGGQGDALILRVPTAK; encoded by the coding sequence ATGACCTCGGTGATCGTCAGCGGCGCACGCACCCCGATGGGCCGGTTGCTCGGCAACCTGAAGGACTTCCCGGCCACCGCCCTCGGCTCGACCGCGATCTCCGCCGCCCTCGGTCGCGGCGGCGTCGACCCCGGCCAGGTGCAGTACGTCATCATGGGCCAGGTGCTCCAGGCCGGCACCGGCCAGATGCCGGCCCGGCAGGCCGCGGTCGGCGCCGGCATCCCGATGAGCGTACCCGCGCTCACCATCAACAAGGTCTGCCTTTCCGGTCTTGACGCGATCGCGCTCGCCGACCAGTTGATCCGGGCCGGCGAGTTCGACGTCGTGGTGGCCGGCGGGATGGAGTCGATGACCAACGCGCCGCATCTGCTGCGCGGCCAGCGCGCCGGCTACAAGTACGGCGACGTGGTGGTCGCCGACCACATGGCCCTGGACGGGCTGACCGACGTGTTCGACTGCTGCGCGATGGGCGAGTCGACCGAGCGGCACGGCACCCGGCTCGGCATCAGCCGGGCCGAGCAGGACGCCTTCGCCGCCACCAGCCACCAGCGGGCCGCCGTCGCCCAGAAGAACGGCGTCTTCGCCGAGGAGATCACCCCGGTCGAGGTGCCGCAGCGCAAGGGCGACCCGGTCCGGCTGCTCAACGACGAGGGGATCCGGCCGGACACCACCGTCGAGACGCTGGCCCGGCTCCGTCCCGCCTTCACCCCGGACGGCACCATCACCGCCGGCAGTTCGTCACCGATCTCGGACGGCGCGTGCGCCGTGGTGGTGATGAGCCGGTCCCGGGCCGAGGCGCTCGGCCTCGACTGGATCGCCGAGATCGGTGCGCACGGCAACGTCGCCGGCCCGGACAACTCGCTGCACTCCCAGCCGTCCAACGCCATCCGGCACGCCCTCGGCAAGGCCGGTATGGCCGTGGCCGATCTCGATCTGATCGAGATCAACGAGGCGTTCGCCGCCGTCGGCGTCCAGTCGACCCGGGACCTCGAGGTCGATCCGGGCATCGTGAACGTCAACGGCGGCGCGATCGCCCTCGGCCACCCGATCGGCATGTCCGGCGCCCGGCTGGCGCTGACCCTCTCGCTGGAGCTGCGTCGGCGTGGCGGCGGGACCGGAGCCGCCGCGCTCTGCGGCGGCGGCGGGCAGGGCGACGCCCTGATCCTGCGGGTGCCGACGGCGAAGTGA
- the mce gene encoding methylmalonyl-CoA epimerase: MTEEAPAEAAADYVTDIGLLKIDHVGIAVADLDTALDFYTRTFGMRCVHLEVNHAQGVREAMLAVGPVPDGGQVQLLAPLSPESTIAKFLDRNGPGMQQLAYTVVDIDAACAALRERGLRLLYDAPRPGTAGSRINFVHPKDAGGVLVELVQPAAPPAQPA, translated from the coding sequence ATGACGGAAGAAGCTCCCGCCGAGGCCGCTGCGGACTATGTCACAGACATCGGCCTGCTGAAGATCGATCATGTCGGGATCGCGGTGGCGGATCTGGACACCGCGCTCGATTTCTACACCCGGACCTTCGGCATGCGCTGCGTACACCTGGAAGTCAATCACGCCCAGGGGGTACGCGAGGCCATGCTCGCTGTCGGGCCGGTGCCCGACGGCGGCCAGGTGCAGCTGCTCGCCCCGTTGTCTCCCGAGTCGACCATCGCCAAGTTCCTGGACCGCAACGGCCCGGGGATGCAGCAGCTGGCGTACACGGTGGTGGACATCGACGCGGCGTGCGCAGCGCTGCGCGAGCGCGGACTGCGGCTGCTCTACGACGCGCCCCGGCCGGGCACCGCCGGTTCGCGGATCAACTTCGTGCACCCGAAGGACGCCGGCGGCGTCCTGGTCGAGCTGGTCCAGCCGGCCGCGCCGCCGGCACAGCCGGCCTGA
- a CDS encoding DivIVA domain-containing protein, translated as MPQQQSSLAFFDNASAPHDFTVVLRGYDRNQVDDHLQRLVAALTQSEQARAEAEQRMNDAQRRLRQAEQRLNAVEQKLTDTNKQLEENNRPTLSGLGTRVEQILRLAEEQANDHRGEAKRESEGILSAARLEAREITDKARAEAAAMKAGAEREAGSVRTAAEREAAEVRVQARREADTLRADADRETKQLRAVTAHEVAELKSTVEREVATLRATAEREITQLRAKAAREAEEKRAEATKLLTDARDKRDKDLQALELQLAERREKAEREESERHAAQVTQTQRMVAEAEGRARAAEDRAKEIEQRAEARRIESERSAQETVDKAKSLADKTLNEARSEANRLLTEARTEAELTTQAARREVEDLNRQKDAVTSQLGQMLSGLAGIVPGVPSGGGDGGKAKTDENAEQVNAKSAS; from the coding sequence ATGCCCCAGCAGCAGTCCTCCCTTGCGTTCTTCGATAACGCCAGCGCTCCGCACGACTTCACCGTCGTGCTTCGTGGCTACGACCGCAACCAGGTGGATGACCACCTGCAGCGTCTGGTAGCCGCCCTCACCCAGTCGGAGCAGGCTCGAGCTGAGGCCGAGCAGCGGATGAACGACGCGCAGCGCCGGCTCCGCCAGGCCGAGCAGCGGCTCAACGCGGTCGAACAGAAGCTCACCGACACCAACAAGCAGCTCGAGGAGAACAACCGGCCCACCCTCTCCGGCCTGGGGACCCGGGTGGAGCAGATTCTCCGGCTGGCCGAGGAGCAGGCCAACGACCACCGCGGTGAGGCCAAGCGGGAGTCCGAGGGCATCCTCTCCGCAGCCCGGCTGGAGGCCCGGGAGATCACCGACAAGGCGCGGGCCGAGGCCGCCGCGATGAAGGCCGGGGCCGAGCGGGAGGCGGGCAGCGTCCGGACCGCAGCCGAGCGGGAGGCGGCCGAGGTCCGGGTGCAGGCCCGGCGCGAGGCGGACACGCTGCGGGCCGACGCGGACCGGGAGACCAAGCAGCTGCGGGCGGTCACCGCCCACGAGGTCGCCGAGCTGAAGTCGACCGTGGAGCGTGAGGTCGCCACCCTGCGGGCCACCGCGGAGCGGGAGATCACCCAACTGCGGGCCAAGGCGGCCCGGGAGGCCGAGGAGAAGCGGGCCGAGGCGACCAAGCTGCTCACCGACGCCCGCGACAAGCGGGACAAGGATCTGCAGGCGCTGGAGCTGCAGCTGGCCGAACGCCGGGAGAAGGCCGAGCGGGAAGAGTCCGAGCGGCACGCCGCCCAGGTCACCCAGACCCAGCGGATGGTCGCCGAGGCCGAGGGGCGTGCCCGGGCCGCGGAGGACCGGGCCAAGGAGATCGAGCAGCGCGCCGAGGCACGCCGGATCGAGTCGGAGCGGTCCGCCCAGGAGACCGTGGACAAGGCGAAGTCGCTGGCGGACAAGACGCTCAACGAGGCGCGCAGCGAAGCCAACCGGCTGCTCACCGAGGCCCGGACCGAGGCCGAGCTGACCACCCAGGCCGCTCGCCGCGAGGTCGAGGACCTGAACCGGCAGAAGGACGCGGTCACCTCGCAGCTGGGCCAGATGCTCTCCGGCCTGGCCGGCATCGTTCCTGGCGTGCCGTCGGGCGGCGGGGACGGCGGCAAGGCCAAGACCGACGAGAACGCCGAGCAGGTCAACGCCAAGTCGGCGAGCTGA